A genomic stretch from Orcinus orca chromosome 14, mOrcOrc1.1, whole genome shotgun sequence includes:
- the FAM170B gene encoding LOW QUALITY PROTEIN: protein FAM170B (The sequence of the model RefSeq protein was modified relative to this genomic sequence to represent the inferred CDS: substituted 1 base at 1 genomic stop codon): protein MKRHFTDHTGEQSPTDGTVLSLASPGSMEESVEVHWSWTSKREEPSPRPGLAVSHEEDIYFLGKGRGTLGWSSSPSSRPSSEYQSYSQYQSCSYSTCGGEDTARQSMCAFYTHVXTVQSVAVAWETDCGFEPVSRQPRIHEAEFIKRQRRKGSSFEMASNTDLRWELEDGKNNTCPEPDDTELLVPLECCLQDLWATPDWLVTTNHGLRCVACCRVFPTLEVLLEHAQYGIQEGFSCQIFYEELLERRWAWGQVQEQVPEGEGQSTSDRSESPRPHVKLLPSQSRSEKQ from the exons ATGAAGCGTCACTTCACGGACCATACGGGAGAACAGTCACCAACGGACGGGACCGTCCTCAGCCTGGCCAGCCCAGGGTCCATGGAGGAGAGCGTGGAAGTGCACTGGTCAT GGACCTCTAAGAGAGAGGAGCCGTCTCCGCGGCCCGGCCTGGCCGTTTCCCACGAGGAGGACATCTACTTCTTGGGCAAGGGTCGGGGCACGCTGGGCTGGAGCAGCTCGCCATCGTCCCGGCCCTCCTCCGAGTATCAGTCCTACTCCCAGTACCAGTCTTGCTCTTACAGCACGTGTGGTGGCGAGGACACTGCCCGGCAAAGCATGTGCGCCTTCTACACCCATGTGTAGACCGTGCAGAGTGTGGCCGTGGCCTGGGAGACCGACTGTGGCTTTGAGCCGGTCAGTCGGCAGCCCCGCATCCACGAAGCAGAGTTCATCAAGAGGCAGAGGCGGAAAGGCTCCTCCTTTGAGATGGCTTCCAACACCGACCTGCGCTGGGAACTGGAAGATGGCAAGAACAACACCTGCCCAGAGCCGGACGACACGGAGCTGCTGGTGCCCCTGGAGTGCTGCCTGCAGGATCTGTGGGCCACCCCGGACTGGCTGGTCACCACCAACCACGGGCTGCGGTGTGTGGCCTGCTGCCGGGTCTTCCCCACGCTGGAGGTGCTGCTGGAGCACGCCCAGTATGGCATCCAAGAGGGCTTCAGCTGCCAGATCTTTTACGAGGAGTTGCTGGAGAGAAGGTGGGCCTGGGGCCAAGTGCAGGAGCAAGTGCCAGAGGGGGAGGGACAGAGCACTTCGGACAGGAGTGAAAGTCCAAGACCCCACGTCAAGCTGCTTCCGTCACAGTCACGGTCAGAGAAGCAATGA